The following are encoded in a window of Amphibacillus xylanus NBRC 15112 genomic DNA:
- a CDS encoding ribokinase — protein MTKPKITVIGSVNLDMVTSTERVPNQGETLTGQSFEMIPGGKGANQAVAAARLGADVHFIGRVGDDPFGEILLKNLTENGIHVDGVEPVTGEHSGIATIIVSDRDNRIIYTPGANNLVTPEYVEHFLPIIDQSDYVVLQLEIPMETVEYVTGYCYENGIKVILNPAPIQPLSETVQKQATYITPNESEVVGVNASTEQLIVTLGKDGVKYYQDGEERIVPAYTVEAVDTTGAGDTFNGALAVGLAKGWSLEKAIKYGNAAAALSVQKFGAQDGIPTVAEVEQFLQARGE, from the coding sequence ATGACCAAGCCTAAAATTACGGTGATAGGCAGTGTGAATTTAGACATGGTAACATCAACGGAGCGGGTGCCGAATCAAGGTGAGACTCTCACAGGGCAAAGCTTTGAAATGATACCCGGAGGAAAGGGAGCGAACCAAGCTGTGGCAGCAGCACGTTTAGGTGCTGATGTCCACTTTATCGGTCGAGTCGGTGACGATCCGTTCGGAGAGATTTTACTTAAAAACTTAACTGAAAATGGGATCCATGTTGACGGTGTGGAACCGGTTACAGGTGAACATTCAGGGATAGCAACTATTATCGTTTCTGATCGTGATAATCGAATTATTTACACACCAGGTGCAAATAACCTAGTAACTCCTGAGTATGTTGAGCATTTTTTACCAATAATTGACCAAAGTGATTATGTTGTACTGCAATTAGAAATCCCAATGGAAACAGTTGAGTATGTAACCGGTTACTGCTATGAAAATGGGATAAAGGTGATTTTAAATCCCGCACCAATTCAACCATTATCAGAGACAGTCCAAAAACAAGCGACTTATATTACGCCAAATGAATCAGAGGTCGTTGGTGTTAATGCATCAACTGAGCAGCTAATCGTGACATTAGGCAAAGATGGTGTGAAGTATTATCAAGATGGAGAAGAACGAATTGTCCCAGCTTACACAGTAGAGGCAGTAGATACGACTGGTGCTGGAGATACATTTAATGGGGCATTAGCAGTTGGTTTAGCTAAAGGCTGGTCATTAGAAAAAGCAATCAAGTATGGAAATGCTGCAGCTGCTTTATCAGTCCAAAAATTCGGAGCGCAAGATGGCATTCCAACAGTAGCAGAAGTTGAACAATTTTTACAAGCAAGGGGTGAGTAA
- the pfkA gene encoding 6-phosphofructokinase: MKKIAILTSGGDSQGMNSAIRAVTRSALANNFEVYGVRRGFKGLIDNDFVKLGTKEVSDILYRGGTFLQSARSESFKTPEGQAKGVENLKAKGIDYVVVIGGDGSYRGAQALHRHGIKTYGLPGTIDNDIPLTDYTIGFDTTLNLVTDLVGNLRDTMSSHERVSVIETMGRNCGDIALQAGIASGVDAILIPEVEPDLEKVAASVKAGFDRGKSHSIIIVAEGAGEAPEVAKKIKELSGLDTRATVLGHIQRGGSPSSFDRVFSSRLGHRVIELIQEGITGVGLGIESNQLTHHTFDEIFNAKNTIDLKLYQIFQDLV, from the coding sequence TTGAAAAAAATAGCTATATTAACTTCAGGTGGCGATTCGCAAGGAATGAATAGTGCGATTCGTGCCGTAACAAGAAGTGCGCTTGCTAATAATTTCGAGGTATATGGAGTTCGAAGAGGTTTTAAAGGATTAATTGATAATGATTTTGTTAAATTAGGAACTAAAGAGGTTAGTGATATTTTATATCGCGGTGGAACGTTCTTACAATCAGCACGTTCAGAATCTTTTAAAACACCAGAAGGACAAGCTAAAGGTGTTGAGAATTTAAAAGCAAAAGGAATTGACTATGTTGTTGTTATTGGTGGTGACGGTAGTTATCGCGGTGCGCAAGCGCTTCACCGTCACGGCATCAAGACATATGGTCTTCCAGGTACTATTGATAATGATATTCCACTGACTGATTATACAATCGGTTTTGATACAACATTAAACTTAGTAACAGATTTAGTTGGTAATTTACGTGACACAATGAGTAGTCACGAACGTGTTAGTGTCATTGAGACAATGGGACGTAATTGTGGAGACATCGCATTGCAAGCAGGTATTGCAAGTGGTGTTGATGCAATTTTAATTCCTGAAGTTGAACCAGATTTAGAAAAAGTTGCAGCAAGTGTTAAAGCTGGTTTTGATCGTGGTAAATCACATAGTATCATTATTGTTGCTGAAGGTGCTGGAGAAGCTCCTGAGGTAGCGAAAAAGATTAAAGAACTGTCAGGATTAGATACTCGTGCAACTGTTCTTGGTCATATTCAACGTGGTGGTTCACCAAGCTCATTTGACCGTGTCTTCTCAAGTCGACTGGGTCATCGTGTTATTGAATTAATTCAAGAGGGCATTACTGGTGTTGGTTTAGGGATTGAAAGTAATCAACTGACGCACCATACTTTTGATGAAATTTTTAACGCTAAGAACACAATTGACTTGAAGCTATATCAAATTTTCCAAGATTTAGTATAA
- a CDS encoding Gfo/Idh/MocA family protein — translation MNSKVRWGILSTASIAREQVIPALKRAENAEVVAIASLSGHAKKAAEQFEIEYAYNSYEELLNHPEIDAVYIPLPNHLHKEWAIKAAQSKKHILCEKPAALTAADIMEIKQVCEENNVYFMEAFMYHFHPQHQRVRDLISTGAIGEVKQFRGSFSFLLDNPDENIRMNQVKGNGSLYDIACYPIHAMRNILQAEPVSVLTEAVIDDKYNVETNTVSHFQFESGVIGLIDSSFNMSFRHEYEIIGTKGRIMVPRAFRPDINNGEGLIIIENNDGRNEETLTGDIYRSEVEHLSQSIIDQTAPSLTLDNTFNNMKAIDACMKSIESGSRVSI, via the coding sequence ATGAATTCAAAAGTAAGATGGGGCATATTAAGTACAGCAAGTATCGCTAGGGAACAGGTTATTCCGGCATTAAAAAGAGCCGAAAACGCTGAAGTAGTGGCGATTGCAAGCTTATCTGGTCACGCTAAAAAAGCAGCAGAACAGTTTGAGATAGAGTATGCTTACAACAGTTACGAAGAGCTATTAAATCATCCGGAAATTGATGCCGTTTACATTCCGTTACCAAACCATTTACATAAGGAATGGGCAATAAAAGCAGCGCAAAGTAAAAAGCATATTCTTTGTGAAAAGCCAGCTGCTTTAACGGCAGCAGATATTATGGAGATTAAACAGGTTTGTGAGGAAAATAACGTCTACTTTATGGAGGCGTTTATGTATCACTTCCATCCTCAACACCAACGAGTTCGTGACTTGATTTCGACTGGTGCAATTGGTGAAGTTAAGCAATTTAGAGGTAGCTTTTCCTTTTTACTCGATAACCCAGACGAAAATATCCGCATGAATCAAGTTAAAGGAAACGGAAGCCTCTATGATATTGCCTGTTATCCAATCCATGCGATGCGCAATATTTTACAGGCTGAACCAGTTAGTGTCTTAACAGAAGCAGTCATTGACGATAAATACAATGTCGAAACAAATACAGTCTCTCACTTCCAATTTGAATCAGGTGTGATTGGACTGATTGATAGCAGCTTTAATATGTCATTTAGACATGAATATGAAATTATCGGTACAAAAGGACGCATTATGGTCCCAAGAGCATTTAGACCAGATATTAATAATGGTGAAGGTCTGATTATTATCGAAAATAACGACGGAAGAAATGAAGAGACACTCACTGGTGACATATACCGTTCAGAAGTCGAGCATTTATCACAGTCAATTATCGACCAAACAGCCCCATCGCTAACATTAGATAATACATTCAACAATATGAAAGCCATTGACGCCTGCATGAAATCAATTGAATCAGGTAGTAGAGTGTCGATATAA
- a CDS encoding sugar ABC transporter ATP-binding protein gives MIINMTGIDKSFSTNQVLKGVNFSVEKGETHALMGENGAGKSTLMKILSGIYQRDAGIVEVKGKQVKYQHPSDAEADGIAVIHQELNILPELTIAENLFLGKELTKSKFGWLNNKEMNRIAKERLEELGLNLSPTVLAKDLSVGRQQLVEIAKALMTNADVIIMDEPTAALTDREIDTLFEVIERLKRKGVSFIYISHRMEEIFAICDRITVLRDGASIGTKVIKETNFDEIVSMMVGRELGDRFPSSDKKIGDVKLQVSNLTREGEFEDVSFDVKAGEILGISGLMGAGRSEVVETIFGYRRQDKGSIYLDGQKVSIKHPQDAINKGIAFISEDRKTKGLIVDFSVGDNLNLTNLKTLSNNGWMLSQKEQTLYQTMVERLNIRVSDRSQLAKSLSGGNQQKVVIAKWLGIGPGVLILDEPTRGVDVGSKKEIYKIMQDLASQGVAIIMVSSELPEIIGMSDRVAVMCEGKLMTVLNKDQLTEENIMHYATGGEKHVRK, from the coding sequence ATGATTATTAATATGACAGGCATTGATAAAAGCTTTAGTACGAACCAAGTATTAAAGGGTGTTAACTTTTCAGTTGAAAAAGGAGAAACACATGCCTTAATGGGTGAAAACGGTGCTGGTAAATCAACGTTAATGAAAATATTATCAGGAATTTATCAGCGAGATGCTGGAATTGTTGAAGTTAAGGGGAAACAGGTAAAATACCAACATCCTAGTGATGCTGAGGCAGATGGAATCGCAGTTATTCACCAGGAGTTAAACATTTTGCCGGAACTAACGATCGCAGAAAACCTGTTTCTTGGAAAAGAATTAACGAAATCAAAATTTGGCTGGCTTAATAATAAAGAAATGAATCGGATCGCTAAAGAGCGTCTAGAGGAGTTAGGGTTAAATTTAAGTCCAACTGTGTTAGCAAAAGATTTATCTGTCGGAAGACAACAATTAGTCGAGATTGCTAAGGCATTAATGACAAATGCAGATGTCATTATTATGGACGAGCCAACTGCTGCTTTAACAGATCGTGAGATTGATACATTATTTGAAGTAATCGAGAGATTAAAACGTAAAGGCGTATCATTTATCTACATCTCACACAGAATGGAAGAAATCTTTGCTATCTGTGATCGGATTACAGTACTTCGAGACGGCGCATCAATTGGCACAAAAGTCATTAAAGAAACGAATTTTGATGAAATTGTTAGCATGATGGTTGGTCGAGAATTAGGAGATCGTTTCCCTAGCTCAGATAAAAAGATCGGTGATGTAAAATTACAAGTTTCTAATCTAACTAGAGAAGGCGAATTTGAAGATGTTTCGTTTGATGTAAAAGCTGGTGAGATCTTAGGTATTTCAGGCTTAATGGGTGCAGGTAGATCAGAAGTTGTTGAAACAATTTTTGGCTATCGTCGTCAGGACAAGGGAAGCATCTACTTAGATGGTCAAAAGGTGTCGATTAAACACCCACAGGATGCGATTAATAAAGGGATTGCTTTTATCTCTGAAGATCGAAAAACAAAAGGATTAATCGTTGATTTTTCAGTCGGTGATAACTTAAACTTAACGAATTTAAAAACATTATCCAACAATGGCTGGATGTTAAGTCAAAAAGAGCAAACACTATATCAAACAATGGTTGAACGGTTAAATATTCGTGTATCTGATCGATCACAACTTGCTAAATCATTGAGTGGTGGTAACCAACAGAAAGTCGTTATTGCTAAATGGCTTGGCATTGGTCCAGGAGTATTAATTTTAGATGAGCCAACACGAGGCGTAGACGTCGGTTCTAAAAAAGAGATTTATAAAATTATGCAGGATTTAGCAAGTCAAGGTGTAGCGATTATTATGGTTTCTTCTGAATTACCAGAGATCATTGGCATGAGTGATCGAGTCGCAGTTATGTGTGAAGGAAAATTAATGACAGTACTCAATAAAGATCAATTAACAGAAGAAAATATTATGCACTATGCAACAGGAGGGGAAAAACATGTTCGCAAATAA
- a CDS encoding glycoside hydrolase family 2 TIM barrel-domain containing protein, whose translation MISKLEKFKYSPPKNGYPEWNNNPDIFQLNRRPARATAMPYDTIEQAMKLERTASPFYQSLNGEWQFAFAERPSERIKDFYKLDFNSSEWDSIKVPSHWQLEGYDYPQYTNVVYPWVEKDQIKPPFAPTNYNPVGQYVRTFSVPENWADRPVYLHFAGVESAFYVWVNGDLVGYSEDTFTAAEFDITPYLVEGENKLAVEVYRWCDASWLEDQDFWRLSGIFRDVYLASPAQTHIDDFFVKTDLDLDYRDALLTVDVRIRDYFNLAPAVELQAMLYDRDQQPVFDQAVTEQIKFSEQEDTEVTLFKAVENPYKWSAESPYLYTLVLSLVDQDGKLIETVSCRVGFRVFELKDGLMKINGERIVFKGVNRHEFTAEKGRAVDREDMIKDIELMKRFNINAVRTSHYPNHPLWYDLCDEYGLYVIDENNLETHGLWRYGQKELEETVPGSRPEWRENVLDRCNSMFQRDKNHPSILLWSLGNESFGGDNFLDMHDFFAENDPGRLVHYEGVTHYRHSERASDVESTMYVKPDHVRYYAETADENSKPYLLCEFSHAMGNSLGNFYKYTDLFDQYPILQGGFIWDWKDQSLMHKTEDGTPFLAYGGDFGESPHDGNFSGDGIIFGDGTISPKLYEVKRCYQNVDFRAIDLALGQIELKNKFLFTDLADYQLVWKIERNGEEIESGLTEVELAPGETKIITLDYSLPTNGQRDDEYILTASFVEKMERLWCVPGHEIAFEQFILPVKIEQMKEQQVQPKPMKVNEKDQQVILSGENFTVGFDRGSGLLVSYQIDGQELIKQAPRPHFWRAMTDNDRGNKLDKRSKIWKNGEKSRQLLQFDYQATDSYVEIMTEFVYDAIHYTRVRLDYKVYSSGEVEVAYALMPGQGLPEIPAIGLMLQMEDQFDRLSWYGKGPHESYLDRQKGAKIGRYQGQVADQLVPYLKPQESGNKVGVRTAKLMNNAGTGIMINGKPTFELSVLPYTDEQLEQASHHYKLPKPDHTVVKINLTQMGIAGDDTWGARTHPEFTLYAEQNYHYRFSLKGLKN comes from the coding sequence GTGATCAGTAAATTGGAGAAATTTAAGTACAGTCCACCTAAGAATGGCTATCCAGAGTGGAATAATAATCCTGATATTTTTCAGTTGAACCGCAGGCCAGCTCGTGCAACGGCGATGCCTTATGACACGATCGAGCAAGCGATGAAGCTGGAACGTACAGCGTCACCGTTTTATCAATCGTTAAATGGCGAGTGGCAGTTTGCATTTGCTGAGAGACCGAGCGAACGAATCAAGGATTTTTACAAGTTAGATTTCAATTCTAGTGAATGGGATTCAATAAAAGTACCGAGTCACTGGCAGCTAGAGGGCTATGACTATCCACAATATACGAATGTCGTCTATCCATGGGTTGAAAAAGATCAGATCAAACCACCATTTGCCCCGACAAATTATAATCCAGTCGGTCAATATGTTCGAACATTTTCTGTGCCTGAGAATTGGGCTGATCGACCTGTTTACTTGCACTTTGCTGGTGTAGAATCAGCTTTTTACGTTTGGGTTAATGGTGATTTAGTTGGTTACAGTGAAGATACATTTACCGCAGCTGAATTTGATATTACACCATATTTAGTAGAGGGCGAAAATAAATTAGCGGTAGAAGTATATCGGTGGTGTGATGCGAGTTGGTTAGAGGATCAAGATTTTTGGCGTTTGAGTGGGATCTTCCGTGATGTGTATTTAGCTTCACCAGCTCAAACACATATCGATGACTTTTTTGTTAAAACTGATTTAGATCTTGATTATCGTGATGCGTTATTAACTGTTGATGTTAGAATACGTGATTATTTTAATCTGGCACCTGCAGTTGAATTGCAGGCGATGTTGTATGACCGAGATCAACAACCAGTATTTGACCAAGCCGTTACTGAGCAAATTAAGTTTTCAGAGCAAGAGGATACTGAAGTAACGCTATTTAAGGCAGTAGAGAATCCTTATAAATGGTCAGCGGAATCTCCTTACCTTTATACGCTTGTGTTAAGCTTAGTTGATCAAGATGGAAAGCTAATCGAGACTGTTAGCTGTCGAGTCGGCTTTAGAGTATTCGAGCTCAAGGATGGGCTGATGAAAATAAATGGCGAGCGGATTGTCTTTAAAGGGGTTAATCGTCACGAGTTTACAGCAGAGAAGGGTCGCGCTGTAGATCGCGAGGATATGATTAAAGATATCGAGCTCATGAAACGATTTAATATTAACGCTGTTAGAACATCGCACTATCCGAATCATCCACTTTGGTATGACTTATGCGATGAGTATGGTCTTTACGTCATAGATGAAAATAATTTAGAGACGCATGGACTGTGGCGCTATGGTCAGAAAGAATTAGAAGAGACTGTGCCTGGAAGCCGTCCAGAATGGCGAGAGAATGTATTAGATCGTTGTAACTCTATGTTCCAAAGAGATAAAAATCACCCATCAATTTTACTTTGGTCACTTGGAAATGAGTCATTTGGTGGCGATAACTTCTTAGATATGCATGACTTTTTTGCAGAAAATGATCCTGGTCGTCTCGTTCATTATGAAGGTGTCACGCATTATCGACATTCTGAGCGAGCATCAGATGTTGAAAGTACAATGTATGTTAAACCTGATCACGTTCGTTACTATGCGGAAACTGCTGATGAAAATTCAAAACCTTATCTTCTGTGTGAATTTAGTCACGCGATGGGTAACTCACTAGGGAATTTTTATAAATATACTGATTTATTTGATCAATATCCTATTTTACAGGGTGGCTTTATTTGGGATTGGAAGGATCAATCACTGATGCATAAGACTGAAGATGGCACTCCGTTTCTTGCTTATGGTGGGGACTTCGGTGAGTCACCACATGATGGGAATTTCTCCGGTGATGGAATTATTTTTGGTGACGGGACAATCTCACCAAAACTTTATGAAGTCAAACGCTGCTATCAAAATGTCGACTTCCGAGCAATTGATTTAGCGCTCGGTCAGATTGAATTGAAAAATAAATTTTTATTTACTGACTTAGCGGATTATCAACTAGTCTGGAAAATTGAGCGAAATGGTGAAGAGATTGAATCTGGATTAACTGAAGTTGAGCTTGCCCCAGGTGAAACAAAGATAATCACACTCGATTATAGCCTGCCAACGAATGGACAACGAGATGATGAGTATATTTTAACAGCTAGCTTTGTTGAAAAGATGGAAAGGTTATGGTGTGTACCGGGCCATGAAATTGCCTTTGAGCAATTTATTTTACCGGTAAAAATTGAGCAGATGAAAGAACAACAAGTTCAACCAAAACCAATGAAGGTTAATGAAAAAGATCAGCAAGTAATCTTATCTGGTGAGAATTTTACAGTTGGCTTTGATCGTGGATCAGGACTACTAGTCTCTTATCAAATAGATGGACAGGAATTAATTAAACAGGCACCTCGTCCTCATTTCTGGCGCGCAATGACAGATAATGATCGCGGGAATAAGTTAGATAAGCGAAGTAAGATCTGGAAGAATGGAGAAAAGTCACGTCAGTTGCTTCAGTTTGATTATCAAGCGACAGATAGTTATGTTGAAATTATGACTGAATTTGTCTACGATGCGATTCATTATACACGAGTTAGACTTGATTATAAGGTCTATTCATCCGGTGAAGTAGAAGTTGCATATGCACTAATGCCGGGACAGGGATTGCCGGAGATTCCAGCGATTGGACTTATGCTTCAAATGGAGGATCAATTTGATCGACTTAGCTGGTATGGCAAAGGACCACATGAGTCATACCTTGATAGGCAAAAGGGTGCGAAGATTGGCCGTTATCAAGGTCAAGTCGCTGATCAGCTTGTACCGTACTTAAAGCCACAAGAGTCTGGGAATAAGGTCGGCGTAAGAACGGCAAAACTGATGAATAATGCTGGAACAGGTATCATGATAAATGGTAAGCCGACATTTGAACTGAGTGTATTACCGTACACAGATGAACAACTTGAACAGGCTAGCCATCATTATAAATTACCTAAGCCAGATCATACAGTTGTTAAAATCAACTTAACACAAATGGGTATTGCTGGTGATGATACATGGGGCGCACGAACACATCCCGAGTTCACACTATACGCTGAACAAAATTACCACTACCGCTTCAGCTTAAAAGGATTAAAAAATTAA
- the rbsB gene encoding ribose ABC transporter substrate-binding protein RbsB — MKKWLLALMMVGALIFTVACSLDSPTDDGAKDEGTDTKDSSEEIVVGFSISTLNNPFFVTLADGAEDKANELGIEIRTIDAQDDVSKQISDVEDLIQQKVDVILINPTDSSSVGTAVESANAAGIPVITVDRESESGEVAVHVASDNVAGGELAGELMVELLGEGSTVAILEGVPGSSSARERGEGFNNIASEKLEVATSQTANFNRSEGLTVMENMLRSNPEIQGVFAHNDEMALGALEAVEAANKDIVIIGFDATDDAVEAVENGRLAGTIAQQPVLIGVEAIEAAFKLAKGEEVESFIPVELQVIR, encoded by the coding sequence ATGAAAAAATGGTTATTAGCTTTAATGATGGTAGGAGCATTAATTTTCACAGTTGCTTGTTCTTTAGACTCACCTACAGATGATGGGGCTAAGGATGAGGGAACAGATACAAAGGATTCAAGTGAAGAAATTGTTGTAGGTTTCTCAATCTCAACTTTAAACAACCCGTTCTTCGTAACTTTAGCTGATGGTGCTGAAGATAAAGCAAACGAATTAGGTATTGAAATCCGTACAATTGACGCGCAAGATGATGTATCAAAACAAATTAGTGACGTTGAAGATTTAATTCAACAAAAAGTAGATGTTATTTTAATTAACCCAACTGACTCTTCTTCTGTTGGAACAGCAGTTGAATCTGCAAATGCTGCAGGTATTCCAGTAATCACAGTTGATAGAGAGTCTGAATCAGGTGAAGTAGCAGTACACGTTGCATCAGATAACGTTGCAGGTGGAGAGCTTGCAGGTGAATTAATGGTTGAATTATTAGGTGAAGGTTCAACTGTTGCAATCTTAGAAGGTGTACCAGGTTCATCATCAGCTCGCGAGCGTGGTGAAGGATTCAACAACATTGCTTCTGAAAAATTAGAAGTAGCAACATCACAAACAGCTAACTTTAACCGTTCTGAAGGTTTAACAGTTATGGAAAACATGCTAAGAAGTAACCCAGAAATTCAAGGTGTATTTGCACACAATGACGAAATGGCATTAGGTGCTTTAGAAGCTGTAGAAGCAGCAAATAAAGATATTGTAATCATTGGATTTGACGCAACTGACGATGCTGTAGAAGCTGTTGAAAATGGCCGTTTAGCAGGTACAATTGCACAACAACCAGTATTAATCGGTGTTGAAGCAATCGAAGCAGCATTTAAATTAGCTAAAGGTGAAGAAGTAGAATCATTTATTCCAGTTGAATTACAAGTTATTCGATAA
- a CDS encoding LacI family DNA-binding transcriptional regulator, with protein MVTIRDVAKYANVSVATVSRYLNKKGYVSKETEKAVAEAIKALNYKPNSVARSLYHKQSNMIGLLIPDITNPFFPELARAVEDVSQAYGYTIVICNTDGDAEKEKRYIEALKRKYIDGLILATNELTAEDYISYQLPLVMLDRSIGDKIPSVRSNNYESAKQATELLINRGSQFIAHIRGPCHIQTAEDRYRGFKDAVEENKVAHIVVESGFDLEAAKTVTEQILTDYPMIDGIFASSDVMAAGAMKGIKSLSLSIPNDVQLVGFDGIPLSGMLIPSLTTVAQPIYKMGTLAARLLIKQIEKKPIKDYYYTLDTTLIERETTRSEKK; from the coding sequence ATGGTAACAATAAGAGATGTTGCAAAATATGCAAATGTGTCTGTTGCAACTGTATCAAGATATTTAAATAAAAAAGGTTATGTGAGTAAGGAAACTGAAAAAGCAGTAGCAGAAGCTATTAAAGCGCTAAATTACAAACCTAATTCAGTGGCTAGATCGCTTTATCATAAACAATCTAATATGATTGGCCTGCTCATACCGGATATTACAAACCCGTTCTTCCCTGAGCTTGCTAGAGCCGTCGAAGATGTCTCACAAGCATACGGTTATACTATCGTGATTTGTAACACTGACGGTGATGCAGAGAAAGAGAAACGCTATATTGAAGCGTTAAAGCGTAAATATATTGATGGATTAATTTTGGCGACAAATGAATTAACTGCTGAAGATTACATAAGCTATCAATTGCCACTAGTTATGCTAGATCGTTCAATTGGTGATAAAATCCCAAGCGTTCGTTCTAATAACTATGAATCAGCAAAACAGGCAACTGAGCTTTTGATTAATCGCGGTAGTCAGTTTATCGCTCATATAAGAGGTCCTTGCCATATCCAAACAGCAGAAGACCGTTATCGAGGCTTTAAAGATGCTGTTGAAGAAAATAAAGTAGCACATATTGTTGTTGAGTCAGGTTTTGATTTAGAAGCGGCTAAAACAGTTACTGAACAAATATTAACTGATTACCCGATGATTGACGGAATTTTTGCAAGTAGTGATGTGATGGCTGCCGGAGCAATGAAAGGAATTAAGTCATTATCATTAAGTATCCCGAATGATGTTCAGTTAGTTGGGTTTGATGGAATTCCATTATCAGGAATGCTTATTCCATCTTTAACAACAGTCGCTCAACCGATTTATAAAATGGGAACATTAGCTGCAAGACTTTTAATAAAACAAATTGAAAAAAAACCAATAAAGGATTATTATTATACGTTGGATACAACATTAATTGAACGAGAAACCACAAGGAGTGAGAAAAAATGA
- the rbsD gene encoding D-ribose pyranase, translating to MKKHGVLNRELSIVLSELGHTDTIVIADCGLPIPPGVKCIDLTIRQGDPSFMKIVELLHEEMEIEQITLAEEIKEQNPSIHESLQKLNYPAAYVSHEQFKQLSQNSRAIIRTGEITPYANVILHAGVIF from the coding sequence TTGAAAAAACACGGTGTCTTAAATAGAGAGCTTTCAATTGTTTTAAGTGAACTTGGTCATACAGATACAATTGTGATCGCTGATTGTGGATTACCAATTCCACCAGGAGTGAAGTGTATCGATTTAACGATTAGACAAGGTGATCCAAGTTTTATGAAAATTGTTGAGCTGTTACATGAAGAAATGGAAATTGAGCAAATTACACTTGCAGAAGAAATTAAAGAACAGAATCCAAGTATTCATGAAAGTCTCCAAAAGTTAAATTATCCTGCTGCATATGTTTCGCACGAACAGTTTAAGCAGTTAAGTCAAAACAGTAGAGCAATTATAAGAACAGGTGAAATCACACCATACGCAAATGTAATTTTACATGCGGGTGTAATCTTCTAA
- a CDS encoding ABC transporter permease subunit has product MFANKRLGSILGKLGPLLGLLLIAVVISILNPGFLTAGNLLNVLRQVSINALIAFGMTFVILTGGIDLSVGSTLALSSAVSAMMMANGLDPLLAVLVGLVIGALLGAVNGLVIAKGKVAPFIATLATMTIFRGITLVLLDGRPVSGLSDGGFFDLMGKGYLLGIPIPAVLMMITFVILFIILKQTTVGRRVYAVGGNEEAAILSGIKADRIKVMVYSLTGMLSAFAGMILTSRLSSAQPTAGNAYELDAIAAVVLGGTSLSGGKGKIVGTLIGALIIGVLNNGLNLIGVSSFFQQVVKGSVILLAVLLDRKK; this is encoded by the coding sequence ATGTTCGCAAATAAAAGATTAGGTTCTATTTTAGGTAAATTAGGTCCGTTACTAGGATTGTTACTCATTGCAGTTGTTATCTCGATTCTCAATCCTGGGTTCTTAACTGCAGGAAACTTACTAAACGTTTTAAGACAGGTTTCGATAAATGCATTAATCGCATTCGGGATGACATTTGTTATTTTAACCGGTGGTATTGATTTATCCGTTGGTTCTACTTTAGCACTATCTAGTGCGGTATCAGCGATGATGATGGCAAACGGTCTTGATCCATTGTTGGCAGTATTAGTTGGATTAGTGATCGGTGCTTTACTAGGTGCTGTAAACGGTCTTGTTATTGCTAAAGGTAAAGTAGCTCCATTTATTGCAACGTTAGCAACGATGACGATTTTCAGAGGAATTACGCTTGTACTTTTAGATGGTCGTCCTGTGTCAGGCTTAAGTGATGGTGGTTTCTTTGACTTAATGGGTAAAGGTTATCTATTAGGTATTCCAATTCCAGCAGTACTTATGATGATTACATTCGTTATTTTATTTATTATTTTAAAACAAACAACTGTTGGCCGTAGAGTTTATGCGGTTGGTGGTAACGAAGAAGCGGCAATCTTATCAGGGATTAAAGCAGATCGAATTAAAGTAATGGTTTATAGCTTAACAGGTATGTTATCAGCTTTTGCTGGAATGATATTAACATCAAGATTAAGCTCAGCTCAACCTACAGCGGGTAATGCTTATGAGTTAGATGCAATTGCAGCCGTTGTATTAGGTGGAACAAGTTTATCAGGTGGTAAAGGTAAGATTGTTGGAACACTAATTGGTGCCTTAATTATCGGTGTCTTAAATAACGGTTTAAACTTAATTGGTGTAAGCTCATTCTTCCAACAAGTAGTCAAAGGTAGCGTTATTTTATTAGCAGTCTTATTAGATCGTAAAAAATAA